From the Pseudomonadota bacterium genome, one window contains:
- a CDS encoding diphosphate--fructose-6-phosphate 1-phosphotransferase: MLKGNAVIGQSGGPTSVINSSLVGVLDGCREIAGVQSIYGMRFGIEGMMAGQLVDLGRQPAQLLRALRKTPSSALGSCRHKVRDEDLPRILDVLSQHAIRYLFLIGGNDTMDTIHRVESHCRNRGYDLIGIGVPKTVDNDLYGTDHTPGFPSAARSNMLNVLQGGWLARDMKKVDAFVVYQTIGRDAGWLAAATAVARRKVDDAPHLIYCPERRFDRSRLIADTRACIDRYGWASIVVSEGLRYADGTPVSASQAQDKFSNTEFGAMGGASVGLNVHRMLSDELGLRGEFQITESLIMSAMDRAVPLDLEEAYRCGRHAAQLAGQGQTGCMVAIERLRDDPYAFALGQVALEEVAVRAKAMPDAFINERGNQITDEALGYLRPLVGEVPDYVELEPIVVPSTAMPDFNRDA, from the coding sequence ATGCTCAAAGGTAACGCGGTAATCGGCCAGTCGGGCGGGCCCACTTCGGTCATCAATTCGAGCCTCGTCGGTGTGCTGGATGGCTGCCGCGAGATCGCTGGGGTCCAGAGCATCTACGGGATGCGCTTTGGAATCGAGGGCATGATGGCGGGGCAGCTCGTCGACCTCGGCAGACAGCCCGCGCAGCTGCTCCGGGCTCTACGCAAGACGCCATCGTCCGCCCTGGGGTCTTGCCGGCACAAGGTGCGTGATGAAGACCTTCCCCGCATCCTGGACGTGCTCAGCCAGCACGCGATTCGCTACCTGTTTCTCATCGGGGGCAACGACACCATGGATACGATCCATCGGGTGGAAAGCCACTGCCGGAACCGGGGCTACGACTTGATCGGAATCGGCGTGCCCAAGACCGTGGACAACGATCTGTATGGCACCGATCACACGCCGGGTTTTCCGAGCGCGGCCCGCAGCAACATGCTCAATGTCCTGCAAGGCGGCTGGCTGGCGCGGGACATGAAGAAGGTCGACGCCTTCGTCGTGTACCAGACCATCGGACGCGACGCCGGCTGGCTGGCAGCAGCAACCGCAGTGGCCAGACGCAAAGTGGACGACGCGCCTCACCTGATCTACTGCCCGGAACGGCGCTTTGATCGGTCGCGCCTCATTGCCGACACGCGAGCGTGCATCGATCGCTATGGCTGGGCGTCGATCGTGGTCAGCGAGGGGCTGCGTTACGCCGACGGTACACCGGTGAGCGCCTCGCAGGCTCAGGACAAGTTCAGCAACACCGAGTTTGGCGCCATGGGCGGGGCAAGCGTTGGGCTCAACGTTCACCGCATGCTGAGCGACGAGCTCGGCCTGCGCGGTGAGTTCCAGATCACCGAATCGCTCATCATGTCGGCCATGGACCGAGCCGTGCCTCTCGATCTCGAGGAAGCCTACCGATGCGGCCGGCATGCGGCCCAGCTTGCCGGGCAAGGCCAAACCGGTTGCATGGTCGCGATCGAGCGGCTGCGCGATGACCCCTATGCCTTCGCGCTTGGGCAGGTAGCGCTCGAAGAGGTGGCAGTGCGTGCCAAAGCCATGCCGGACGCCTTCATCAACGAGCGTGGAAACCAGATCACCGACGAGGCCCTCGGCTACCTGCGGCCGCTCGTCGGAGAGGTGCCCGACTACGTGGAGCTCGAGCCGATCGTCGTACCCTCAACCGCGATGCCTGACTTCAACCGCGATGCCTGA